In one Alnus glutinosa chromosome 14, dhAlnGlut1.1, whole genome shotgun sequence genomic region, the following are encoded:
- the LOC133857305 gene encoding uncharacterized protein LOC133857305 isoform X2 yields MPLLKRKPFSLAEPPKDLEPHELVYQVRFTKEIFQDYLEYLNRINLYRRRVWACKVTGKVSLTYEEALVSEKRAAEKVQQFPKELMAPALHVIQYSMLSLKDLAHAIAEKLQERLFVGAELYGRKDNGVFLCKISKVLEEAPDKIQYEVAWLDKNKKVMERSLLNREDLIHKKLPFSRNVLKSFIRESTYRSAPWVLHDKLARNHGISTDAPEELKKKVFFKDGQLVCNKKRRKNEEDRKSDMEVKDDSGKNKRKKIKEDEQPMEEPTKYPIDDLLVQPCADDPVFTNRPSPSRDFNIPMDCLGELIMVWDFCSSFGRLLHLWPFCLEDFENAICHKDSSLILLVESHSALLRLLIKDDGEYLSSVQKRNRKLKITLINWTEYLCDFLEMIKLPELCTYTATIKRGHYGLLDTHAKLGILRELVNQALQTDIFREKLDELIEQRQELGATRRGEALEEARKKREDKEQLKAESDANGVMDRNVLERIGGVAANDDHSKQNGHIEKKRNGKVLLSQQDNASENCESKFADTTWKKKIKKQKQNLDVEVPADNGKDSSRKDGLKQLKDDKKDATEKKSKEQRREYYEREMEKRVIHTSSLGRDRFYNRYWWFRRDGRIFVESSDSKEWGYYSSKEELDLLMGSLNVKGERERALKKQLEKFYSRICAELQKRSKDLSHKIALEEAILRRSTRVRAPPRENPANAFLRYVNKWKED; encoded by the exons ATGCCTCTATTGAAAAGAAAGCCTTTTTCCTTGGCCGAGCCACCTAAGGATTTGGAGCCTCATGAGCTTGTTTACCAAGTTCGTTTCACGAAAGAGATATTTCAGGATTATCT GGAATATTTGAACCGTATAAATCTGTATCGCCGGAGAGTTTGGGCTTGCAAAGTCACTGGGAAAGTTAGCTTGACTTATGAGGAGGCTTTGGTGTCAGAAAAGCGGGCAGCAGAGAAGGTTCAGCAGTTTCCCAAAGAGCTTATGGCACCTGCACTACACGTTATCCAATACA GTATGCTGTCATTGAAAGATCTTGCTCATGCAATAGCTGAAAAGTTGCAGGAACGCTTGTTTGTAGGCGCTGAATTGTATGGAAGGAAGGACAATGGTGTATTTCTatgcaaaatatcaaaagttcTAGAGGAAGCTCCTGACAAAATCCAATATGAAGTGGCAtggcttgataaaaataaaaaagtaatggaAAGGTCATTGCTAAATAGAGAAGATTTGATACACAAGAAGCTTCCCTTTAGTAGAAATGTTTTGAAGTCTTTTATTCGGGAATCGACATACCGAAGTGCTCCCTGGGTCCTTCATGATAAACTGGCACGAAATCATGGAATTTCGACTGATGCTCCTGAGGAGTTAAAGAAGAAAGTTTTCTTCAAGGATGGACAATTAGTTTGCAATAAGAAGCGAAGGAAAAATGAGGAAGATAGAAAAAGTGACATG GAAGTAAAAGACGATtctggaaaaaataaaaggaagaaaataaagg AAGATGAGCAACCAATGGAAGAACCTACCAAATATCCAATCGATGACCTGTTGGTGCAGCCTTGTGCAGATGATCCTGTTTTCACCAACCGCCCTTCTCCGTCAAGGGACTTCAATATTCCAATGGATTGTCTTGGGGAGCTTATAATGGTTTGGGATTTTTGTTCATCATTTGGTAGGCTGTTGCACTTGTGGCCATTCTGTcttgaagattttgaaaatgCTATCTGCCACAAGGACAGCAGTCTGATTCTCCTTGTGGAATCTCATTCAGCTCTTCTCCGATTGCTCATAAAAGATGATGGTGAATATTTATCGTCTGTACAGAAAAGAAATCGAAAATTAAAG ATTACGCTGATCAATTGGACGGAGTATTTGTGCGATTTTCTGGAAATGATCAAACTTCCTGAATTATGCACTTATACAGCAACTATTAAGCGGGGACATTATGGTCTTCTAGATACTCATGCTAAATTGGGAATCTTACGAGAATTGGTTAACCAAGCACTTCAAACAGATATTTTTAGAGAGAAATTGGATGAGTTAATTGAACAGCGGCAGGAACTTGGGGCCACAAGAAGGGGGGAGGCATTAGAAGAAGCTAGAAAGAAACGGGAGGACAAGGAACAGTTGAAGGCTGAGTCTGATGCCAATGGAGTAATGGATCGAAATGTTTTGGAGAGAATAGGAGGTGTAGCGGCTAATGATGATCACAGTAAACAAAACGGTcacatagaaaagaaaagaaatgggaaGGTCCTTTTATCTCAGCAGGACAATGCATCGGAGAATTG CGAGAGCAAGTTTGCAGACACCACATGGAAGAAAAAGATCAAGAAGCAGAAGCAGAATTTAGATGTGGAGGTCCCAGCAGATAATGGCAAAGATTCATCTAGGAAGGATGGGTTGAAACAATTGAAGGATGATAAAAAGGACGCAACTGAGAAAAAGAGTAAAGAACAGAGG AGAGAATATTATGAGCGGGAAATGGAGAAACGAGTGATACACACCAGCTCGTTGGGTAGAGACAGATTCTATAACAGGTATTGGTGGTTTCGTCGCGATGGGAGGATATTTGTTGAGAGTTCTGACTCCAAGGAGTGGGGATACTACAGTAGCAAGGAAGAG CTTGATTTGTTGATGGGTTCACTGAACGTcaagggtgagagagagagggcacTTAAAAAACAGCTGGAAAAATTCTATAGCAGAATATG CGCCGAGCTCCAAAAGAGATCAAAGGACTTGTCTCACAAGATTGCATTGGAGGAGGCTATCCTTCGAAGATCTACTCGTGTACGGGCACCACCTAGGGAAAATCCTGCTAATGCTTTCCTTAGGTACGTCAACAAGTGGAAGGAAGACTAA
- the LOC133857305 gene encoding uncharacterized protein LOC133857305 isoform X1 encodes MPLLKRKPFSLAEPPKDLEPHELVYQVRFTKEIFQDYLEYLNRINLYRRRVWACKVTGKVSLTYEEALVSEKRAAEKVQQFPKELMAPALHVIQYSMLSLKDLAHAIAEKLQERLFVGAELYGRKDNGVFLCKISKVLEEAPDKIQYEVAWLDKNKKVMERSLLNREDLIHKKLPFSRNVLKSFIRESTYRSAPWVLHDKLARNHGISTDAPEELKKKVFFKDGQLVCNKKRRKNEEDRKSDMEVKDDSGKNKRKKIKGERIAEDEQPMEEPTKYPIDDLLVQPCADDPVFTNRPSPSRDFNIPMDCLGELIMVWDFCSSFGRLLHLWPFCLEDFENAICHKDSSLILLVESHSALLRLLIKDDGEYLSSVQKRNRKLKITLINWTEYLCDFLEMIKLPELCTYTATIKRGHYGLLDTHAKLGILRELVNQALQTDIFREKLDELIEQRQELGATRRGEALEEARKKREDKEQLKAESDANGVMDRNVLERIGGVAANDDHSKQNGHIEKKRNGKVLLSQQDNASENCESKFADTTWKKKIKKQKQNLDVEVPADNGKDSSRKDGLKQLKDDKKDATEKKSKEQRREYYEREMEKRVIHTSSLGRDRFYNRYWWFRRDGRIFVESSDSKEWGYYSSKEELDLLMGSLNVKGERERALKKQLEKFYSRICAELQKRSKDLSHKIALEEAILRRSTRVRAPPRENPANAFLRYVNKWKED; translated from the exons ATGCCTCTATTGAAAAGAAAGCCTTTTTCCTTGGCCGAGCCACCTAAGGATTTGGAGCCTCATGAGCTTGTTTACCAAGTTCGTTTCACGAAAGAGATATTTCAGGATTATCT GGAATATTTGAACCGTATAAATCTGTATCGCCGGAGAGTTTGGGCTTGCAAAGTCACTGGGAAAGTTAGCTTGACTTATGAGGAGGCTTTGGTGTCAGAAAAGCGGGCAGCAGAGAAGGTTCAGCAGTTTCCCAAAGAGCTTATGGCACCTGCACTACACGTTATCCAATACA GTATGCTGTCATTGAAAGATCTTGCTCATGCAATAGCTGAAAAGTTGCAGGAACGCTTGTTTGTAGGCGCTGAATTGTATGGAAGGAAGGACAATGGTGTATTTCTatgcaaaatatcaaaagttcTAGAGGAAGCTCCTGACAAAATCCAATATGAAGTGGCAtggcttgataaaaataaaaaagtaatggaAAGGTCATTGCTAAATAGAGAAGATTTGATACACAAGAAGCTTCCCTTTAGTAGAAATGTTTTGAAGTCTTTTATTCGGGAATCGACATACCGAAGTGCTCCCTGGGTCCTTCATGATAAACTGGCACGAAATCATGGAATTTCGACTGATGCTCCTGAGGAGTTAAAGAAGAAAGTTTTCTTCAAGGATGGACAATTAGTTTGCAATAAGAAGCGAAGGAAAAATGAGGAAGATAGAAAAAGTGACATG GAAGTAAAAGACGATtctggaaaaaataaaaggaagaaaataaagggTGAGAGAATTGCAG AAGATGAGCAACCAATGGAAGAACCTACCAAATATCCAATCGATGACCTGTTGGTGCAGCCTTGTGCAGATGATCCTGTTTTCACCAACCGCCCTTCTCCGTCAAGGGACTTCAATATTCCAATGGATTGTCTTGGGGAGCTTATAATGGTTTGGGATTTTTGTTCATCATTTGGTAGGCTGTTGCACTTGTGGCCATTCTGTcttgaagattttgaaaatgCTATCTGCCACAAGGACAGCAGTCTGATTCTCCTTGTGGAATCTCATTCAGCTCTTCTCCGATTGCTCATAAAAGATGATGGTGAATATTTATCGTCTGTACAGAAAAGAAATCGAAAATTAAAG ATTACGCTGATCAATTGGACGGAGTATTTGTGCGATTTTCTGGAAATGATCAAACTTCCTGAATTATGCACTTATACAGCAACTATTAAGCGGGGACATTATGGTCTTCTAGATACTCATGCTAAATTGGGAATCTTACGAGAATTGGTTAACCAAGCACTTCAAACAGATATTTTTAGAGAGAAATTGGATGAGTTAATTGAACAGCGGCAGGAACTTGGGGCCACAAGAAGGGGGGAGGCATTAGAAGAAGCTAGAAAGAAACGGGAGGACAAGGAACAGTTGAAGGCTGAGTCTGATGCCAATGGAGTAATGGATCGAAATGTTTTGGAGAGAATAGGAGGTGTAGCGGCTAATGATGATCACAGTAAACAAAACGGTcacatagaaaagaaaagaaatgggaaGGTCCTTTTATCTCAGCAGGACAATGCATCGGAGAATTG CGAGAGCAAGTTTGCAGACACCACATGGAAGAAAAAGATCAAGAAGCAGAAGCAGAATTTAGATGTGGAGGTCCCAGCAGATAATGGCAAAGATTCATCTAGGAAGGATGGGTTGAAACAATTGAAGGATGATAAAAAGGACGCAACTGAGAAAAAGAGTAAAGAACAGAGG AGAGAATATTATGAGCGGGAAATGGAGAAACGAGTGATACACACCAGCTCGTTGGGTAGAGACAGATTCTATAACAGGTATTGGTGGTTTCGTCGCGATGGGAGGATATTTGTTGAGAGTTCTGACTCCAAGGAGTGGGGATACTACAGTAGCAAGGAAGAG CTTGATTTGTTGATGGGTTCACTGAACGTcaagggtgagagagagagggcacTTAAAAAACAGCTGGAAAAATTCTATAGCAGAATATG CGCCGAGCTCCAAAAGAGATCAAAGGACTTGTCTCACAAGATTGCATTGGAGGAGGCTATCCTTCGAAGATCTACTCGTGTACGGGCACCACCTAGGGAAAATCCTGCTAATGCTTTCCTTAGGTACGTCAACAAGTGGAAGGAAGACTAA